The following coding sequences lie in one Heyndrickxia oleronia genomic window:
- the garR gene encoding 2-hydroxy-3-oxopropionate reductase produces MQSKIGFIGLGIMGKPMALNLIKAGHTLTVFDLNQEAVKAVCAVGAIAARSAKAVAENSDIIITMLPASKHVTEVVLGENGVLEGAKKGSLIIDMSSITPDVSKEIATKVAAKGIDMLDAPVSGGEPKAIDGTLAIMVGGKVDVFNRALPVLHDMGKDVTLVGDNGCGVTAKLANQIIVNLNIAAMSEALVLAAKAGIDIEKMYQAIRGGLAGSAVLDAKVPLILDRNFVAGGSIAINLKDITNVMNTAHEMGVPLPLSSQLLEIFHALKVDGKEKDDHGSIVRYYEKLANVEVKKA; encoded by the coding sequence ATGCAAAGCAAAATAGGTTTTATTGGACTGGGAATTATGGGAAAGCCGATGGCTTTAAATCTCATAAAAGCTGGACATACCCTTACGGTGTTTGATTTAAATCAGGAAGCAGTAAAGGCTGTGTGTGCTGTAGGAGCTATTGCTGCTCGTTCTGCTAAAGCGGTTGCGGAAAACAGCGATATTATTATTACTATGTTGCCTGCTTCAAAGCATGTTACGGAGGTAGTTCTTGGCGAAAATGGTGTCTTGGAAGGAGCAAAAAAAGGATCCTTAATTATTGACATGAGTTCGATTACTCCTGATGTTTCTAAAGAAATTGCTACAAAGGTGGCAGCAAAAGGAATAGACATGCTAGATGCTCCTGTTAGCGGTGGAGAGCCTAAAGCAATCGATGGCACATTGGCAATCATGGTCGGTGGAAAGGTAGATGTCTTCAACCGAGCACTACCTGTCTTACATGATATGGGAAAAGACGTCACATTAGTTGGCGATAATGGATGTGGAGTAACAGCAAAATTAGCTAATCAAATCATCGTCAATTTAAATATTGCGGCAATGTCAGAAGCGTTAGTATTAGCTGCAAAAGCAGGAATTGATATTGAAAAAATGTATCAGGCAATTAGAGGAGGACTTGCTGGGAGTGCAGTTTTAGATGCGAAAGTTCCTTTAATTCTTGATCGAAATTTTGTAGCAGGTGGAAGCATTGCAATCAATCTTAAAGATATTACGAATGTGATGAATACTGCACATGAAATGGGTGTTCCATTACCTTTATCTAGTCAATTATTAGAAATATTCCACGCATTGAAGGTAGATGGAAAGGAAAAAGACGATCATGGAAGTATTGTAAGATACTATGAAAAATTAGCAAATGTAGAAGTAAAGAAGGCGTAA
- a CDS encoding four-carbon acid sugar kinase family protein, whose amino-acid sequence MTTNKRLSIDVLQAIPDVDTYKVDELLKVSLENLNKKVIVLDDDPTGVQTVHDISVFTDWSVNSIEKGFKEDQSMFFILTNSRGFTAEETEKVHREIATNIVTVASKLNREFMIISRGDSTLRGHYPLETKVLKETIESESSMTFDGEVILPFFKEGGRLTINNVHYVQSDKELIPAGETEFAKDRTFGYMKSHLGEWIEEKSDGEYTAENTQYFSLEQLRSLEIEKMTEQLLKVNHFNKVVVNAIDEIDVKIFTIILVNAMQAGKNYLFRSAAALPKVVGGVSDKALLTRDELMKDNNGNGGLIIIGSHVKKTTEQLEELKKLSEIAFIEFNSHLVLQPDEFKLECDRVIETTESLIRSGKTVAVYTSRTRLDLGEGKQEEELKLSIKISDAVTSIVTRLKTRPNFLVAKGGITSSDVGTKGLQVKRATVAGQIRPGIPVWLTGDESKYPGMAYIIFPGNVGTKTDLRTVVETLIEK is encoded by the coding sequence ATGACTACTAATAAACGTTTATCCATAGATGTTCTTCAGGCAATTCCTGATGTAGATACCTATAAGGTAGATGAGCTACTAAAAGTATCGCTTGAGAATTTAAATAAAAAAGTTATCGTTCTTGATGATGATCCCACAGGTGTACAAACCGTCCATGATATTTCTGTGTTTACTGATTGGTCTGTTAATAGCATTGAAAAGGGGTTCAAAGAAGATCAATCGATGTTTTTCATTTTAACGAATTCAAGAGGATTTACAGCTGAGGAAACGGAGAAGGTTCATCGAGAAATAGCGACCAATATTGTTACTGTTGCATCTAAATTGAATCGTGAATTTATGATAATAAGTCGTGGTGATTCAACATTAAGAGGACATTATCCATTAGAAACAAAGGTTTTAAAAGAAACAATTGAATCAGAATCGTCGATGACCTTTGATGGTGAAGTCATTCTTCCATTCTTTAAAGAAGGAGGACGCTTGACTATTAATAATGTTCATTATGTTCAATCTGATAAAGAGCTTATTCCAGCCGGAGAAACTGAATTTGCAAAGGACCGTACATTTGGTTACATGAAGTCACATTTAGGTGAATGGATAGAGGAAAAATCCGATGGAGAATATACAGCAGAAAACACACAATACTTCTCTCTTGAACAATTACGTTCTTTAGAAATTGAAAAGATGACAGAACAATTACTAAAAGTGAATCATTTTAACAAAGTGGTAGTTAATGCGATCGATGAAATCGATGTGAAGATTTTTACGATTATACTAGTGAATGCAATGCAAGCAGGAAAGAACTATCTGTTTAGAAGTGCAGCTGCTCTTCCAAAAGTAGTAGGTGGTGTAAGTGATAAAGCCTTATTAACTAGAGATGAGTTAATGAAGGATAATAATGGAAATGGCGGCTTAATTATCATCGGTTCTCACGTGAAAAAAACGACCGAGCAGCTTGAAGAGTTAAAAAAATTAAGTGAAATTGCATTCATTGAATTTAACAGTCATTTAGTTTTACAACCTGATGAATTCAAGCTTGAATGTGATCGAGTAATTGAAACTACAGAATCTCTCATTCGTTCGGGAAAAACGGTAGCAGTTTATACAAGTAGAACACGTCTTGACTTAGGTGAAGGAAAACAGGAAGAGGAATTAAAGCTTTCCATTAAGATTTCTGATGCCGTCACCAGCATTGTAACAAGACTAAAGACTAGACCGAACTTTCTTGTAGCAAAAGGTGGAATTACATCAAGCGATGTTGGAACGAAGGGGCTACAAGTAAAAAGAGCAACCGTTGCGGGGCAAATTAGACCAGGAATACCCGTCTGGTTGACTGGTGATGAAAGTAAATACCCTGGTATGGCCTATATTATCTTTCCTGGAAATGTAGGGACAAAAACAGATTTAAGAACAGTGGTAGAAACGTTAATAGAAAAATAA
- a CDS encoding gluconate:H+ symporter codes for MPIVYICIGVALLLLFMVVFKLNAFISLIIVGLLVGIMEGMSPTEAMTSVTNGLGGTLGSLALVIGFGGMLGKLMADSGGAQRIATTLIHAFGKKRVQLAAVLTAFIVGIALFFETGVVVLIPLVFTIAAEAGVPILYIGMPVIAALITMHGFVPPHPGPTAVAEIFHANLGKTLLYGVIIAIPAVIIGGPLYTKLFKKESLEVDIPKQLFNPKHFEEDEMPGFGISIFTALVPVILIAFQAVVEIAMPHSAILPAAKFLGNPGVALLISVIIAIFTFGLNRGKKMSEVMQSITDSVSGIAMILLIIGAGGAFKQVLVDSHVDKYIADLMEGSTISPLILTWLIAAILRVVLGSATVAGLTAAGIAAPLVGATHVSPELMVLATGAGSMTFSHVNDAGFWIYKEYFNLSIGKTIKTWSVMVTIISLIGLAGVLIINLFL; via the coding sequence ATGCCAATTGTATATATTTGTATAGGGGTAGCACTTTTATTGTTATTTATGGTGGTCTTTAAGTTAAACGCTTTCATCTCATTAATAATTGTTGGTTTATTAGTAGGTATCATGGAAGGAATGAGCCCCACTGAAGCAATGACCTCTGTCACAAATGGCTTAGGAGGAACGCTTGGTAGCCTTGCTTTAGTTATTGGCTTTGGAGGAATGCTTGGTAAATTAATGGCAGATTCGGGTGGTGCTCAACGAATTGCGACGACGTTGATACATGCTTTTGGTAAGAAAAGAGTACAACTAGCAGCAGTTCTTACTGCATTTATAGTTGGAATAGCCCTTTTCTTTGAAACTGGTGTTGTTGTATTAATTCCATTAGTATTTACTATTGCGGCTGAAGCCGGAGTACCTATTTTATATATTGGTATGCCTGTAATTGCTGCTTTAATAACGATGCATGGTTTCGTTCCACCCCATCCAGGACCAACAGCTGTGGCCGAAATCTTCCATGCAAACCTAGGAAAAACCCTATTATATGGTGTAATTATTGCGATTCCAGCTGTCATTATCGGTGGACCACTGTATACAAAACTATTTAAAAAGGAAAGCTTAGAAGTCGATATTCCAAAACAGTTATTTAATCCGAAACATTTTGAAGAAGATGAAATGCCCGGATTTGGTATTAGTATCTTCACAGCACTTGTACCAGTTATCTTGATCGCGTTCCAAGCAGTAGTAGAAATCGCGATGCCTCATTCCGCCATTTTACCAGCGGCTAAGTTTTTAGGGAATCCAGGAGTTGCCCTTTTAATTTCAGTGATTATTGCCATCTTTACTTTTGGGTTAAACCGTGGCAAAAAAATGTCAGAAGTTATGCAATCGATTACTGATTCTGTAAGCGGTATCGCGATGATCTTATTGATTATTGGTGCTGGTGGTGCCTTTAAACAAGTATTAGTTGATAGTCATGTTGATAAATATATCGCAGATTTAATGGAAGGCTCTACGATTTCACCATTAATTTTAACCTGGTTAATTGCTGCAATCCTAAGGGTTGTATTAGGTTCTGCTACCGTGGCTGGCTTAACCGCTGCTGGAATCGCTGCACCACTTGTCGGTGCGACACATGTAAGTCCAGAATTAATGGTTTTAGCAACGGGTGCCGGAAGTATGACTTTCTCACATGTTAATGATGCTGGATTTTGGATATATAAAGAATATTTTAATTTATCAATTGGAAAAACAATTAAAACATGGTCAGTAATGGTTACAATTATTTCATTAATCGGATTAGCTGGTGTTTTAATTATTAATTTATTCCTTTAA
- a CDS encoding helix-turn-helix domain-containing protein yields MNPLTRIQDFLVEACEQSYFQIWISIYQDRFSLITTKGFELPLPFPSLHDVHRDMIEYPDFTDFYFCYDESRSIIVIRVEKPNLSLERINQLEILLINYYLEISLERERFIRHKMMESIRDISNLDNVDTLLTNILEHALSVIQVADFGVLWMYDEKENALLPRAWAGGPSESIQNMRMNIGEGIIGKTYQEKRTMFLSLLKDILHESSSIRKENLQHLFNAYSFTNLQSIISTPIFVENETLCVLIIYQNGERPLFTIEDKKVLESFSDQVSIALTNSRLFQNIKHQNQLLLQRDEIHDTFMKLSLQSSGMHMIASDLRRMIQLRLVIIDLTDDSIYSSPNHWFSEDINELRRKFNSMDAPQFYSTEQSGKQNTFYLQPVIGINQFLGMLIVEVTDKWLLPINKLIIEQASSIIALEMIRNQTVVDSYYQKTHDLFHELILCNDASIQNTKAIELGIHQPAYYLIILIGIPSHDDIHYMNMQNHRLILENKKRFREYTPIVFGFRNKITIILQSQSDTIDVSGHLKQLQSEWKQGNHLPIKIGIGLQYNRIEDIKKSYNEADKALSYLNHRKQPDLIHYKDIGINRLFIHQSQEELQTFINEVFLPLQNEKEQNQFLEKTLLTYIKQNRSAGETAKQLHIHVNTLYQRLKKIEEKLHISFSNPEDVLRLQLACYLKN; encoded by the coding sequence ATGAATCCCTTAACAAGAATACAGGATTTCTTAGTCGAAGCATGCGAACAATCCTATTTTCAAATTTGGATCAGTATATACCAAGATCGATTTTCACTGATCACTACAAAGGGCTTTGAACTCCCATTACCCTTTCCGAGCCTTCATGATGTGCATCGCGATATGATTGAATATCCCGACTTTACCGACTTTTATTTTTGCTATGATGAGAGTAGATCTATCATTGTTATACGTGTTGAGAAGCCTAATCTCTCATTAGAAAGAATCAACCAATTAGAAATTCTCCTTATAAACTATTATTTGGAAATCTCACTCGAACGAGAACGATTTATCCGTCATAAAATGATGGAAAGCATTAGAGATATCTCTAATTTGGATAATGTAGATACATTATTAACAAACATTTTGGAGCATGCCCTTTCCGTTATACAGGTGGCTGATTTCGGTGTTTTATGGATGTATGATGAGAAAGAAAATGCGCTACTCCCAAGAGCATGGGCAGGTGGACCAAGTGAGTCTATTCAAAACATGAGGATGAATATTGGCGAAGGAATTATTGGAAAAACCTATCAAGAAAAAAGGACAATGTTTCTATCTTTATTAAAGGATATCCTGCATGAATCTTCGTCTATTCGGAAAGAAAATTTACAACACTTATTTAATGCTTATTCATTCACAAACTTACAATCGATTATTTCAACACCTATTTTTGTAGAAAATGAAACATTATGTGTCCTGATCATTTACCAAAATGGAGAACGACCATTGTTTACAATTGAGGATAAAAAGGTGCTAGAAAGCTTTTCTGATCAAGTATCAATTGCCCTTACTAATTCTCGCTTATTTCAAAACATTAAACATCAAAATCAGTTATTACTCCAACGTGATGAAATTCACGATACATTTATGAAGCTTTCATTACAAAGTTCTGGAATGCATATGATTGCTAGTGATCTACGGAGAATGATCCAGCTCCGATTAGTGATTATTGATTTAACAGATGATTCCATTTACTCAAGTCCAAATCATTGGTTTTCAGAAGATATAAATGAGCTACGGAGAAAATTCAATAGCATGGATGCTCCTCAATTCTATTCTACTGAACAAAGTGGAAAGCAAAATACCTTTTATCTTCAGCCAGTCATTGGAATAAATCAATTTCTTGGGATGTTAATTGTCGAAGTAACAGATAAATGGCTATTACCAATTAATAAACTTATTATTGAACAGGCAAGTTCGATTATTGCTTTAGAGATGATTCGAAATCAAACAGTTGTTGATTCTTACTATCAAAAAACACATGATTTGTTTCACGAATTGATCCTATGTAATGACGCATCTATCCAGAATACTAAAGCGATTGAGCTTGGCATCCATCAACCCGCGTATTATTTAATTATACTGATTGGAATTCCTAGCCATGACGATATACATTATATGAATATGCAAAACCACCGACTTATTTTAGAAAATAAGAAGAGATTTCGAGAATACACACCTATTGTATTTGGATTCCGCAATAAAATTACTATCATACTACAATCTCAATCAGATACCATTGATGTATCGGGTCATCTAAAACAACTTCAGTCGGAATGGAAACAAGGAAATCATCTTCCGATTAAAATCGGGATTGGATTACAATATAACCGAATCGAGGATATTAAAAAAAGTTATAACGAAGCAGATAAAGCACTGTCCTATCTTAACCATCGGAAACAACCAGATTTGATTCATTATAAGGACATTGGAATCAATCGTCTCTTTATTCACCAATCACAAGAAGAATTACAGACATTTATAAATGAAGTTTTTTTGCCTTTACAAAACGAAAAGGAACAAAATCAATTTTTGGAAAAGACTCTTCTCACCTATATTAAACAAAACCGTTCAGCAGGTGAAACGGCAAAGCAATTACATATACATGTGAACACTTTATACCAAAGGCTAAAAAAAATCGAAGAGAAGCTCCATATCTCATTCTCAAATCCAGAAGATGTATTACGGCTTCAACTAGCTTGTTATTTAAAGAATTAG
- a CDS encoding MFS transporter has translation MTTKREQNWKYVIITMLFLGWSLGNFDRFIVNFAILDISKEFHLNGSLTGIVLSSFFAGYALMQIPGGWLADRFGYRKVIITAVFLWSIFTILTGAAWSFASIIIIRFLFGIGEGGYFPSASKGITNWFPHNERSRAMSIMLTSATIMGVVAPIVGTQLMQLLGWRQIFYIVGVIGLLLSVAFFFLVKEKQQPKQMKIEADLKVKAPLKDVLKTPMIWKLFIAYFSIYAVNWGLNSWMPTYLANVKGLNLTEVGVYSAIPPFVGIFAMLCSGYILDRLPEGKDKLIAAIFALMAGVFLLLMAISPNLVLFIIFQSAVTVFLSFNIILITSVPLKILPEAVVGTANGFINTGAQFAGVLTPMLIGFLVDATGGSYNAAFIMLICFTILCAGALFMIRQKKHLSVVQTSTVK, from the coding sequence ATGACAACAAAAAGGGAGCAAAACTGGAAGTATGTCATTATTACAATGCTATTTCTTGGTTGGTCATTAGGGAATTTTGATCGATTTATCGTCAATTTTGCTATTCTCGATATTTCTAAAGAATTTCATTTAAATGGTTCCTTAACAGGAATTGTATTAAGTAGTTTTTTTGCTGGGTATGCGCTGATGCAAATTCCAGGAGGGTGGCTAGCAGATCGTTTTGGGTATCGAAAGGTAATTATTACCGCTGTATTTCTGTGGTCAATATTTACTATTTTAACAGGTGCTGCATGGTCATTTGCTTCAATTATCATCATTCGCTTTCTTTTTGGAATTGGTGAAGGCGGATATTTCCCATCAGCATCAAAAGGAATTACGAACTGGTTTCCACATAATGAACGAAGCAGAGCCATGTCAATTATGCTGACTTCAGCGACAATTATGGGAGTAGTTGCTCCTATAGTAGGTACACAACTTATGCAATTGTTAGGATGGCGCCAAATATTTTATATTGTTGGTGTGATAGGACTTCTCTTATCTGTAGCTTTTTTCTTTTTAGTAAAGGAGAAGCAGCAACCGAAACAAATGAAAATAGAAGCAGATTTAAAGGTAAAAGCTCCTCTAAAGGATGTATTAAAAACTCCGATGATTTGGAAGTTATTTATTGCCTATTTCAGTATATATGCAGTCAACTGGGGGCTGAATTCATGGATGCCAACTTACTTAGCAAATGTAAAAGGGTTAAATTTAACAGAAGTGGGCGTATATTCAGCAATCCCACCGTTTGTAGGGATCTTTGCCATGTTATGTAGTGGATATATACTTGATCGACTACCGGAAGGGAAAGATAAGCTGATTGCAGCGATATTTGCTTTAATGGCTGGAGTATTTTTACTGTTAATGGCCATTTCTCCAAACCTTGTCCTATTTATCATTTTTCAAAGTGCTGTCACTGTCTTTCTATCATTTAATATCATTTTAATTACATCGGTTCCACTGAAAATTCTCCCTGAGGCTGTAGTAGGAACGGCTAATGGATTTATTAATACGGGAGCCCAATTTGCTGGTGTCTTAACCCCAATGCTAATTGGCTTTTTAGTAGATGCTACAGGTGGATCATATAATGCAGCATTTATCATGCTTATTTGTTTTACTATTTTGTGTGCAGGAGCATTATTTATGATACGCCAGAAAAAACATTTATCTGTTGTTCAAACATCTACAGTGAAATAA
- a CDS encoding M20 family metallopeptidase, producing MNLTEKIAKLIDEKSNNYKDISDKIWEFAETRFDEFQSADLLCEVLQQEEFQVERGVANLETGFIGTYGTGKPVIAILGEYDALAGLSQVAGEATYQPIIANGNGHGCGHNLLGVGALAGAIAVKDYLVQHKLSGTVKYYGCPAEESGYGKSFMAREGLFKDVDIAFSWHPGTVNTVMHAMSNAVIHAHFKFKGRSSHAAASPHLGRSALDAVELMNVGVNYLREHIIDGARIHYAVTNTGGVAPNVVQAEAEVTYLIRAPKPDQVKSLYERVVKCAKGAAMMTETTVDEQIVGSCHNLIPNKTLETIMDQHMNELGYPEVTDEDIRFAKDIFQTLSEEEKGAIALQVGNDFARKLAEKPIADFVIPLAKEPISIGGSTDVADVSWNVPTAQCTTSTWAVGTPFHTWQVVAQGKSNYAHQAMLLAGKTIASTAITAIENPEVIEQAKNELKERLNGEHYVALIPEELMPPKLSVMKKDETYV from the coding sequence ATGAATTTAACAGAGAAAATTGCAAAGCTAATAGATGAAAAGAGTAATAATTATAAAGACATTAGCGATAAGATATGGGAATTTGCTGAAACTAGATTTGATGAATTTCAATCAGCTGATTTATTATGTGAAGTTTTGCAACAGGAGGAATTTCAAGTTGAGCGAGGGGTAGCTAATCTTGAGACAGGCTTTATTGGAACCTATGGTACTGGAAAGCCAGTAATTGCTATTTTAGGAGAGTATGATGCATTAGCTGGCTTAAGCCAAGTTGCTGGAGAAGCAACCTATCAACCAATCATTGCAAATGGAAATGGCCATGGCTGTGGACATAATCTATTAGGTGTGGGAGCATTGGCTGGAGCGATTGCTGTTAAGGATTATTTAGTTCAACATAAGCTTTCTGGTACGGTAAAATATTATGGCTGTCCTGCAGAAGAGAGCGGTTATGGGAAATCCTTTATGGCAAGAGAAGGGCTATTTAAGGATGTAGATATTGCATTTTCTTGGCATCCTGGAACGGTCAATACAGTGATGCATGCAATGTCTAATGCAGTTATTCACGCCCATTTTAAATTTAAGGGTCGAAGTTCTCATGCAGCAGCTTCCCCGCATCTAGGAAGAAGTGCATTAGATGCAGTTGAACTAATGAATGTTGGAGTAAATTATTTACGTGAGCATATCATTGATGGTGCCCGAATTCATTATGCTGTGACAAATACGGGAGGGGTTGCTCCAAATGTGGTTCAGGCTGAGGCGGAGGTGACTTATCTCATACGTGCTCCTAAACCAGACCAAGTAAAGAGCTTGTATGAGCGTGTAGTTAAATGCGCCAAAGGAGCTGCTATGATGACCGAAACAACAGTTGATGAACAAATAGTAGGTTCATGTCATAACTTAATTCCAAATAAAACATTAGAAACTATTATGGATCAACATATGAATGAATTAGGTTATCCGGAGGTAACGGATGAGGATATTCGTTTTGCCAAGGACATATTCCAGACCTTGTCGGAGGAAGAAAAAGGAGCGATTGCGCTTCAGGTAGGAAATGATTTTGCAAGAAAATTAGCCGAAAAACCAATTGCGGATTTTGTTATTCCATTAGCAAAGGAGCCTATCTCAATTGGAGGTTCTACAGATGTAGCAGATGTTAGCTGGAATGTTCCAACCGCACAATGTACGACATCGACTTGGGCAGTTGGGACTCCATTCCACACATGGCAAGTTGTTGCACAGGGAAAATCGAATTACGCGCATCAGGCCATGTTATTAGCAGGAAAAACCATTGCATCTACCGCAATTACAGCGATTGAAAACCCAGAGGTAATTGAACAAGCAAAAAATGAGTTGAAAGAAAGATTGAATGGTGAACACTATGTTGCATTAATTCCTGAAGAACTTATGCCTCCTAAACTATCTGTAATGAAAAAGGATGAAACATACGTGTAA
- a CDS encoding ATP-binding protein has protein sequence MEIQLERMLLQILMTLFPFVLYLVLANGKISDMKSKVIFGITCVFTIILSLSFAVHMDKGGILDLRLIPIYLAYIYGGNLLGIIISVFYIVVRLCIGGSEIAPVLVAIIIMGVILYGKQSLFFSWKLRKKVMTSTLFLSVTLALHYIIGSIVLKISITSNIMIILSLFIFSNAVVVFLLIYLIESQLEKRSLQQEIQNAEKFNVIGQLAASVAHEIRNPMTSIRGFMQILHSSNRISISEKEYIKICIDEVDRANGIIADYLALGKNHSSEVSKLDVVREIKMAIRSLSSFATLNNVQLNFSNLIPIYINGNSQRVQQLFINLIKNGIEATNDNGIIDIEVSTDEKHVYITISDNGEGMSKEAADNFGLPFYSTKEKGTGLGLMVSRQIIEEMHGTITVNSTKGIGTILKLTFPRSKI, from the coding sequence GTGGAAATACAGTTAGAAAGAATGCTTCTCCAGATTTTAATGACGCTCTTCCCTTTCGTTCTATATTTGGTTCTAGCAAATGGAAAAATAAGTGATATGAAAAGTAAAGTAATTTTTGGAATCACCTGTGTATTCACCATCATATTATCACTATCATTTGCCGTTCATATGGATAAAGGCGGAATTCTTGATTTAAGATTGATTCCTATTTATTTAGCTTATATCTATGGAGGCAATCTTCTTGGAATTATTATTTCAGTTTTTTATATTGTAGTTCGTCTCTGTATTGGAGGTTCCGAAATAGCCCCAGTTTTAGTTGCTATTATCATTATGGGCGTAATCTTATATGGAAAACAGTCACTCTTTTTTTCTTGGAAATTAAGAAAAAAGGTGATGACGTCCACTTTATTTTTATCCGTTACTCTCGCTCTTCATTACATAATAGGTAGTATTGTATTAAAAATATCAATCACATCAAATATCATGATTATATTATCATTATTTATTTTCTCAAACGCCGTCGTCGTTTTCCTATTAATTTATTTAATCGAATCACAGCTAGAAAAACGATCCTTACAACAAGAAATTCAAAATGCTGAGAAATTTAATGTCATTGGTCAATTAGCCGCAAGTGTGGCTCATGAAATACGTAATCCAATGACAAGTATTAGAGGATTTATGCAAATCTTACATTCTTCGAATCGAATTTCCATTTCTGAAAAGGAATATATCAAAATTTGCATAGATGAAGTAGATCGAGCGAATGGAATTATTGCTGATTATTTAGCACTTGGAAAAAACCATTCAAGTGAGGTAAGCAAACTTGATGTTGTTCGCGAAATAAAGATGGCTATCCGGTCTTTATCTTCCTTTGCTACTCTTAATAATGTTCAATTAAACTTCTCAAACCTCATTCCTATATATATAAATGGGAATAGTCAACGGGTACAGCAACTTTTTATTAATCTAATTAAAAATGGAATTGAAGCAACGAATGACAATGGAATAATTGATATAGAAGTTTCAACGGATGAAAAACATGTATACATCACTATATCGGATAATGGCGAGGGCATGAGTAAGGAAGCAGCAGATAATTTCGGCCTCCCCTTCTATTCAACAAAGGAAAAAGGAACCGGGCTAGGACTAATGGTATCAAGACAAATCATTGAAGAAATGCACGGAACCATCACCGTTAATAGCACTAAAGGAATCGGCACGATCCTAAAGCTTACTTTTCCGCGCTCAAAAATATAA